A window from Megalobrama amblycephala isolate DHTTF-2021 linkage group LG21, ASM1881202v1, whole genome shotgun sequence encodes these proteins:
- the nwd1 gene encoding NACHT domain- and WD repeat-containing protein 1 isoform X1 yields MAVVEMSEALGLEALRGQSADALQPVSRMVRVFISSTHSDMKNERNAFWEKAYSELQAHCQSLGLVFELVDLRCGVRDLIAADHLTTELCIKEIETCQRISDGPTFIALLGNQYGHRPIPNLIPETEFESLVSKLSKDSDSLMLLNQWFSKDSNSVPPIYILQPITAHYPHYNDRGSENGQLRDNDVISWNLTESRLLQALRTAAQQAERDGDISVDHKHKFFKSVLEYEMEHGFLKTQRDASAVLFIRELPRLSKRECKKNFAKFLLDVTADGLLDTEARELLADLKQRICNTGRLQPLCMELSKGAMDPSRKEHKEYLGKLCEQVTSQIKEMISRNALQTSGGCSTGDPGWSWLKQELFHHAMLSEEKCSVFKGRDSILGKICITMWESTNACHEPLLVHGPSGVGKTALLCKLAQEMRGVVDHRGVVVLRLLGTSPLSSDVKSVLSGLCLQVCGALGLKFPHPHIANTHEELVRFFHSMLEDVSKQGDMLLLILDSVDQLLEPDKPHKLDWIPKAIPPNVHIVLSMSDECVEKCKSLVSAEQNIFRVELLTDDQGKDAIDAYMSAAGRKLTSEQFDTILHSFQQSGSPLHLKLMLDMAKQWSSWTSMSSVHLGISAQEVMTQFVQSLEENHGKKLVSHALSFILLSRCGLSEAELQDVLSLDNDVLAEIYKYWLPPSHTLLRFPRLHWSRLRHDLRAHLVERWEGGVILLGFAHRQFKELVRKRYLSRDMKADMHAILAEYFSGQWSQGQLRPILLPSLTTLLNADRKVPSQPLWFTGEIANLRKLHELPYHLAHAGKWEELRESVLGSLDWLCCKTLQCGVSCVIQDLSLCTDLTDCPEIQMLKETFLLLKPSLDFSDGHVDPSLLVTEIFTRLQGLADLYPSMIGQLCSQCVDWFSSCTDPVLVPKCSFFQAPGGPLKSTLTGFTKGVKAVVLCSKRELLVAGSEDGLIIVWSLSHLQTLHTLSGHTAGVLSLKMVDKTNNCLSTALDGTLRKWCLISGQQLFCITDAVSVQTHTPAHVHLIEEKKIIITNPSSLVKAWHLDTAEPLYEVTAGVCSVLGVVGDAIACICSEGALCFYDISTGVQNSQTPLPCSAGHHNITCSLTLTKYAKILIAFGEGRLHSVWSHGIESVVDLPTPALFLRTSEDEKLLFAGAFTRCDRTLCVFLVTLTSMQKVLDLHHDASVLCAVSSSEGSEIITSAQDRIIRVWSVTTGALLDWIGVMDSAVSTLAVHQRTIISASVIANQLKVWQLDYNTKDRSKSFIPAYCPLVVLSKDGDTVFFVKEGNETEVFTWSCSEGLQTDSMDVSSEVCCMELAQQKHLLFCGLRTGTILIYPLDFALETLCLPPPESLPTVRSMAISPREDRMAVAYEDAVCLFEITARDSFPCVDGPFERYSLCLLHSPISAMALLSDCRLLYGTFGGEVVIYDFKSARAAELDHHGAAITCITMSNWDAQALIGSQDCVQKLWNLSPVLLNHTMEYKGFYFEGVLCAVFSINDKYVFTGSLDKTIKVWDVSSGCLLYIQYVYSPIIKMMPHKDGFVAVSQHGSFIKEGFQCPDTLKPGYNPLRNFQAHYRVTSREKSLNAPQTMISELPDYNPAQFNFIGIGLMKTKPSNTCVLL; encoded by the exons GCGGAGTGCGTGACCTCATTGCAGCAGATCATTTGACAACGGAACTGTGCATTAAAGAAATTGAAACCTGTCAGAGAATATCAGATGGACCGACTTTTATT GCTCTGCTCGGTAATCAGTACGGCCATCGCCCCATCCCAAACCTTATACCAGAGACGGAGTTTGAGTCGCTGGTATCAAAACTTTCCAAAGATTCAGATAGTTTAATGCTCCTTAACCAATGGTTCTCCAAAGACAGTAACTCAGTCCCACCCATATATATCCTCCAGCCAATCACAGCTCACTATCCTCATTATAATGACAGGGGTTCTGAGAACGGACAGTTGCGTGATAATGATGTCATATCCTGGAATCTGACAGAGTCACGACTGCTGCAGGCTCTCCGCACTGCTGCCCAACAGGCTGAGAGAGACGGGGATATCAGTGTTGACCATAAGCACAAGTTTTTCAAATCTG TGTTAGAATATGAAATGGAGCACGGATTTCTCAAGACTCAAAGGGATGCGTCAGCTGTGCTGTTTATTCGTGAACTGCCTCGACTTAGTAAAAGAGAGTGCAAGAAAAACTTTGCAAAGTTTCTTCTGGACGTCACAGCTGACGGCTTGCTTGACACAGAAGCCCGGGAGCTCTTGGCTGACCTGAAGCAACGCATCTGCAACACCGGTCGCCTCCAACCTCTCTGCATGGAGCTCAGCAAAGGAGCCATGGACCCGAGCCGCAAAGAACACAAGGAATACCTGGGAAAACTGTGTGAGCAGGTAACATCTCAAATAAAGGAAATGATCAGCAGGAATGCTCTGCAAACTTCAGGAGGTTGTAGCACAGGAGATCCAGGATGGTCTTGGTTGAAACAGGAGCTCTTCCATCACGCCATGCTGAGCGAGGAGAAGTGTTCTGTGTTTAAAGGGAGGGACAGCATTCTGGGAAAGATCTGCATCACCATGTGGGAGTCCACTAATGCTTGCCATGAACCTCTTCTGGTTCATGGACCTTCAGGGGTTGGTAAAACAGCTCTGCTTTGCAAACTGGCACAGGAAATGAGAGGCGTTGTTGATCATCGGGGAGTTGTGGTGCTGAGGCTGCTGGGAACATCTCCACTCAGCTCGGATGTTAAATCTGTTCTCAGTGGTCTATGTCTTCAAGTGTGTGGAGCTTTAGGGTTGAAGTTCCCCCACCCGCATATTGCCAACACGCACGAAGAGCTAGTCCGGTTTTTCCATTCCATGCTTGAAGACGTGTCAAAACAAGGAGACATGCTCCTGCTCATTCTAGACTCAGTGGACCAGCTGTTAGAGCCAGACAAGCCTCATAAACTAGACTGGATACCAAAAGCGATCCCACCTAATGTACATATTGTGCTCTCCATGTCTGATGAATGTGTTGAGAAATGTAAATCTTTGGTTTCAGCAGAACAAAACATCTTTAGAGTGGAACTTCTCACAGACGATCAAGGGAAAGATGCCATTGATGCCTACATGAGCGCAGCTGGACGCAAGCTGACTTCAGAACAGTTTGACACCATCTTACACAGCTTCCAGCAAAGCGGAAGCCCTTTGCATCTGAAACTCATGCTAGACATGGCCAAGCAGTGGTCCTCCTGGACCTCCATGTCTAGTGTTCACCTGGGCATCTCTGCACAGGAAGTGATGACACAGTTTGTGCAATCACTTGAGGAGAACCATGGGAAGAAGCTAGTTAGTCATGCTTTGAGCTTCATATTGTTATCAAG ATGTGGACTATCAGAGGCAGAGTTACAGGATGTCTTGTCATTAGATAATGATGTTCTGGCCGAGATCTATAAGTACTGGCTTCCTCCAAGCCACACGCTCCTGCGATTCCCGCGACTTCATTGGTCACGTCTCCGGCATGACCTGAGAGCTCATCTGGTGGAGAGATGGGAGGGTGGTGTTATTCTGCTGGGTTTTGCTCACAG GCAGTTCAAAGAGCTGGTAAGGAAGAGATATTTGTCACGTGATATGAAGGCTGACATGCACGCCATCCTCGCTGAATATTTCTCAGGACAGTGGAGTCAAGGGCAGCTCAGGCCTATTCTTCTGCCCTCACTAACCACACTGCTAAATGCTGACAGAAAG GTACCATCACAGCCCTTGTGGTTCACTGGAGAAATTGCCAATTTACGGAAGCTTCATGAACTGCCCTATCACCTCGCTCATGCAGGCAAATGGGAGGAGCTACGCGAATCAGTGCTCG GCAGTCTGGATTGGTTGTGTTGTAAAACTCTGCAGTGTGGCGTGAGCTGTGTTATTCAGGACCTGTCGCTTTGCACTGACCTCACAGACTGTCCTGAGATACAAATGCTGAAAGAGACATTTCTGCTGCTTAAGCCCTCATTAGATTTTAGCGATGGCCATGTGG ATCCCTCACTTTTGGTCACAGAGATCTTCACCAGGCTGCAGGGTCTTGCTGATCTCTACCCCTCTATGATTGGTCAGCTGTGTTCTCAGTGCGTGGACTGGTTTAGTTCCTGTACTGACCCAGTGCTTGTGCCCAAATGCAGCTTCTTTCAGGCCCCTGGGGGCCCACTGAAGAGCACCCTCACGGGCTTCACAAAAG GGGTAAAGGCCGTTGTGCTGTGCTCAAAGAGGGAGCTGCTGGTAGCAGGTTCAGAGGATGGGCTGATCATAGTCTGGAGTCTAAGCCATCTACAGACTCTTCATACTCTTTCTGGACACACAG CGGGGGTGCTGTCCCTGAAGATGGTGGATAAAACCAATAACTGTCTGTCTACTGCACTTGATGGCACACTGAGAAAATGGTGTCTGATAAGTGGACAACAGCTTTTCTGCATCACTGATGCAGTGTCTGTCCAAACACACACCCCTGCACATGTCCATTTGATTGAAGAAAAGAAGATTATCATAACCAATCCAAGCAGCCTA GTTAAAGCTTGGCACTTGGACACTGCTGAGCCTCTGTATGAGGTGACAGCGGGGGTTTGTTCTGTTCTTGGTGTAGTGGGGGATGCCATAGCATGCATATGCAGTGAGGGGGCGCTCTGTTTTTATGACATATCCACTGGCGTGCAGAATTCCCAGACCCCCCTACCCTGCTCTGCTGGACACCATAATATCACCTGCTCTCTGACACTCACCAAATATGCCAAGATACTCATTGCTTTTGGGGAAGGCCGTCTACATTCG gtaTGGAGCCATGGAATTGAGTCTGTGGTTGATCTTCCTACTCCAGCTTTGTTCCTCAGAACATCTGAGGATGAAAAACTGCTGTTTGCAGGTGCCTTTACAC GATGTGACCGAACATTGTGCGTGTTCCTTGTGACACTGACTTCAATGCAGAAGGTTCTGGATCTTCACCATGATGCATCTGTCCTATGTGCCGTCTCAAGCAGTGAAGGAAGTGAAATCATCACAAGTGCCCAGGATCGGATTATACGG GTGTGGAGCGTAACCACAGGAGCCCTGCTGGACTGGATCGGTGTGATGGATTCTGCTGTGTCCACTTTGGCTGTACATCAGCGCACTATTATCTCTGCCTCTGTTATTGCCAACCAGCTCAAAGTATGGCAGCTGGACTACAACACCAAAGACAGGAGCAAGAGTTTCATCCCAGCATACTGCCCCCTAGTGGTCCTGTCGAAAGACGGTGATACTGTATTCTTTGTCAAAGAGGGAAATGAAACAGAAGTTTTCACCTGGAGCTGTTCGGAAG GTCTACAGACAGACAGTATGGATGTGTCCTCAGAAGTGTGCTGCATGGAATTAGCCCAGCAGAAACATCTACTCTTCTGTGGACTGCGGACTGGTACCATCCTTATTTACCCACTGGACTTTGCCCTAGAAACCCTGTGTCTGCCACCTCCAGAAAGCCTACCAACGGTACGCAGCATGGCTATCAGCCCACGGGAGGACAGAATGGCCGTGGCATATGAGGATGCGGTCTGTCTGTTTGAGATTACAGCGAGGGACAGTTTCCCCTGTGTGGACGGCCCATTTGAGAGGTACTCCTTGTGCTTACTGCATTCTCCAATCTCCGCCATGGCTCTGCTGTCCGACTGCAGGCTGCTCTATGGGACCTTTGGTGGTGAAGTTGTAATCTATGATTTTAAGAGCGCCAGGGCAGCTGAGCTGGATCACCACGGTGCAGCCATAACCTGCATCACCATGAGCAACTGGGACGCACAAGCTTTGATTGGCTCTCAAGACTGTGTTCAGAAGTTGTGGAATCTGAGTCCTGTCTTGTTGAATCACACCATGGAGTACAAG GGTTTCTATTTTGAAGGTGTCCTTTGTGCTGTCTTCtcaataaatgataaatatgtCTTCACTGGATCCCTGGACAAAACCATCAAAGTCTGGGATGTCTCTAGTG GTTGTTTGCTATACATCCAGTACGTCTACTCTCCAATTATAAAGATGATGCCACACAAGGACGGGTTTGTAGCTGTGTCCCAGCATGGATCTTTCATCAAGGAAGGCTTCCAGTGTCCAGACACCCTCAAACCTGGATACAACCCCCTCCGTAACTTCCAAGCACATTACCGAGTCACCTCTCGGGAGAAAAGCCTGAATGCTCCACAAACCATGATCAGCGAGCTGCCAGATTATAACCCTGCTCAGTTTAATTTCATTGGCATCGGTTTGATGAAAACCAAACCATCTAACACGTGTGTTCTCTTGTAA
- the nwd1 gene encoding NACHT domain- and WD repeat-containing protein 1 isoform X2, giving the protein MAVVEMSEALGLEALRGQSADALQPVSRMVRVFISSTHSDMKNERNAFWEKAYSELQAHCQSLGLVFELVDLRCGVRDLIAADHLTTELCIKEIETCQRISDGPTFIALLGNQYGHRPIPNLIPETEFESLVSKLSKDSDSLMLLNQWFSKDSNSVPPIYILQPITAHYPHYNDRGSENGQLRDNDVISWNLTESRLLQALRTAAQQAERDGDISVDHKHKFFKSVLEYEMEHGFLKTQRDASAVLFIRELPRLSKRECKKNFAKFLLDVTADGLLDTEARELLADLKQRICNTGRLQPLCMELSKGAMDPSRKEHKEYLGKLCEQVTSQIKEMISRNALQTSGGCSTGDPGWSWLKQELFHHAMLSEEKCSVFKGRDSILGKICITMWESTNACHEPLLVHGPSGVGKTALLCKLAQEMRGVVDHRGVVVLRLLGTSPLSSDVKSVLSGLCLQVCGALGLKFPHPHIANTHEELVRFFHSMLEDVSKQGDMLLLILDSVDQLLEPDKPHKLDWIPKAIPPNVHIVLSMSDECVEKCKSLVSAEQNIFRVELLTDDQGKDAIDAYMSAAGRKLTSEQFDTILHSFQQSGSPLHLKLMLDMAKQWSSWTSMSSVHLGISAQEVMTQFVQSLEENHGKKLVSHALSFILLSRCGLSEAELQDVLSLDNDVLAEIYKYWLPPSHTLLRFPRLHWSRLRHDLRAHLVERWEGGVILLGFAHRQFKELVRKRYLSRDMKADMHAILAEYFSGQWSQGQLRPILLPSLTTLLNADRKVPSQPLWFTGEIANLRKLHELPYHLAHAGKWEELRESVLGSLDWLCCKTLQCGVSCVIQDLSLCTDLTDCPEIQMLKETFLLLKPSLDFSDGHVDPSLLVTEIFTRLQGLADLYPSMIGQLCSQCVDWFSSCTDPVLVPKCSFFQAPGGPLKSTLTGFTKGVKAVVLCSKRELLVAGSEDGLIIVWSLSHLQTLHTLSGHTAGVLSLKMVDKTNNCLSTALDGTLRKWCLISGQQLFCITDAVSVQTHTPAHVHLIEEKKIIITNPSSLVKAWHLDTAEPLYEVTAGVCSVLGVVGDAIACICSEGALCFYDISTGVQNSQTPLPCSAGHHNITCSLTLTKYAKILIAFGEGRLHSVWSHGIESVVDLPTPALFLRTSEDEKLLFAGCDRTLCVFLVTLTSMQKVLDLHHDASVLCAVSSSEGSEIITSAQDRIIRVWSVTTGALLDWIGVMDSAVSTLAVHQRTIISASVIANQLKVWQLDYNTKDRSKSFIPAYCPLVVLSKDGDTVFFVKEGNETEVFTWSCSEGLQTDSMDVSSEVCCMELAQQKHLLFCGLRTGTILIYPLDFALETLCLPPPESLPTVRSMAISPREDRMAVAYEDAVCLFEITARDSFPCVDGPFERYSLCLLHSPISAMALLSDCRLLYGTFGGEVVIYDFKSARAAELDHHGAAITCITMSNWDAQALIGSQDCVQKLWNLSPVLLNHTMEYKGFYFEGVLCAVFSINDKYVFTGSLDKTIKVWDVSSGCLLYIQYVYSPIIKMMPHKDGFVAVSQHGSFIKEGFQCPDTLKPGYNPLRNFQAHYRVTSREKSLNAPQTMISELPDYNPAQFNFIGIGLMKTKPSNTCVLL; this is encoded by the exons GCGGAGTGCGTGACCTCATTGCAGCAGATCATTTGACAACGGAACTGTGCATTAAAGAAATTGAAACCTGTCAGAGAATATCAGATGGACCGACTTTTATT GCTCTGCTCGGTAATCAGTACGGCCATCGCCCCATCCCAAACCTTATACCAGAGACGGAGTTTGAGTCGCTGGTATCAAAACTTTCCAAAGATTCAGATAGTTTAATGCTCCTTAACCAATGGTTCTCCAAAGACAGTAACTCAGTCCCACCCATATATATCCTCCAGCCAATCACAGCTCACTATCCTCATTATAATGACAGGGGTTCTGAGAACGGACAGTTGCGTGATAATGATGTCATATCCTGGAATCTGACAGAGTCACGACTGCTGCAGGCTCTCCGCACTGCTGCCCAACAGGCTGAGAGAGACGGGGATATCAGTGTTGACCATAAGCACAAGTTTTTCAAATCTG TGTTAGAATATGAAATGGAGCACGGATTTCTCAAGACTCAAAGGGATGCGTCAGCTGTGCTGTTTATTCGTGAACTGCCTCGACTTAGTAAAAGAGAGTGCAAGAAAAACTTTGCAAAGTTTCTTCTGGACGTCACAGCTGACGGCTTGCTTGACACAGAAGCCCGGGAGCTCTTGGCTGACCTGAAGCAACGCATCTGCAACACCGGTCGCCTCCAACCTCTCTGCATGGAGCTCAGCAAAGGAGCCATGGACCCGAGCCGCAAAGAACACAAGGAATACCTGGGAAAACTGTGTGAGCAGGTAACATCTCAAATAAAGGAAATGATCAGCAGGAATGCTCTGCAAACTTCAGGAGGTTGTAGCACAGGAGATCCAGGATGGTCTTGGTTGAAACAGGAGCTCTTCCATCACGCCATGCTGAGCGAGGAGAAGTGTTCTGTGTTTAAAGGGAGGGACAGCATTCTGGGAAAGATCTGCATCACCATGTGGGAGTCCACTAATGCTTGCCATGAACCTCTTCTGGTTCATGGACCTTCAGGGGTTGGTAAAACAGCTCTGCTTTGCAAACTGGCACAGGAAATGAGAGGCGTTGTTGATCATCGGGGAGTTGTGGTGCTGAGGCTGCTGGGAACATCTCCACTCAGCTCGGATGTTAAATCTGTTCTCAGTGGTCTATGTCTTCAAGTGTGTGGAGCTTTAGGGTTGAAGTTCCCCCACCCGCATATTGCCAACACGCACGAAGAGCTAGTCCGGTTTTTCCATTCCATGCTTGAAGACGTGTCAAAACAAGGAGACATGCTCCTGCTCATTCTAGACTCAGTGGACCAGCTGTTAGAGCCAGACAAGCCTCATAAACTAGACTGGATACCAAAAGCGATCCCACCTAATGTACATATTGTGCTCTCCATGTCTGATGAATGTGTTGAGAAATGTAAATCTTTGGTTTCAGCAGAACAAAACATCTTTAGAGTGGAACTTCTCACAGACGATCAAGGGAAAGATGCCATTGATGCCTACATGAGCGCAGCTGGACGCAAGCTGACTTCAGAACAGTTTGACACCATCTTACACAGCTTCCAGCAAAGCGGAAGCCCTTTGCATCTGAAACTCATGCTAGACATGGCCAAGCAGTGGTCCTCCTGGACCTCCATGTCTAGTGTTCACCTGGGCATCTCTGCACAGGAAGTGATGACACAGTTTGTGCAATCACTTGAGGAGAACCATGGGAAGAAGCTAGTTAGTCATGCTTTGAGCTTCATATTGTTATCAAG ATGTGGACTATCAGAGGCAGAGTTACAGGATGTCTTGTCATTAGATAATGATGTTCTGGCCGAGATCTATAAGTACTGGCTTCCTCCAAGCCACACGCTCCTGCGATTCCCGCGACTTCATTGGTCACGTCTCCGGCATGACCTGAGAGCTCATCTGGTGGAGAGATGGGAGGGTGGTGTTATTCTGCTGGGTTTTGCTCACAG GCAGTTCAAAGAGCTGGTAAGGAAGAGATATTTGTCACGTGATATGAAGGCTGACATGCACGCCATCCTCGCTGAATATTTCTCAGGACAGTGGAGTCAAGGGCAGCTCAGGCCTATTCTTCTGCCCTCACTAACCACACTGCTAAATGCTGACAGAAAG GTACCATCACAGCCCTTGTGGTTCACTGGAGAAATTGCCAATTTACGGAAGCTTCATGAACTGCCCTATCACCTCGCTCATGCAGGCAAATGGGAGGAGCTACGCGAATCAGTGCTCG GCAGTCTGGATTGGTTGTGTTGTAAAACTCTGCAGTGTGGCGTGAGCTGTGTTATTCAGGACCTGTCGCTTTGCACTGACCTCACAGACTGTCCTGAGATACAAATGCTGAAAGAGACATTTCTGCTGCTTAAGCCCTCATTAGATTTTAGCGATGGCCATGTGG ATCCCTCACTTTTGGTCACAGAGATCTTCACCAGGCTGCAGGGTCTTGCTGATCTCTACCCCTCTATGATTGGTCAGCTGTGTTCTCAGTGCGTGGACTGGTTTAGTTCCTGTACTGACCCAGTGCTTGTGCCCAAATGCAGCTTCTTTCAGGCCCCTGGGGGCCCACTGAAGAGCACCCTCACGGGCTTCACAAAAG GGGTAAAGGCCGTTGTGCTGTGCTCAAAGAGGGAGCTGCTGGTAGCAGGTTCAGAGGATGGGCTGATCATAGTCTGGAGTCTAAGCCATCTACAGACTCTTCATACTCTTTCTGGACACACAG CGGGGGTGCTGTCCCTGAAGATGGTGGATAAAACCAATAACTGTCTGTCTACTGCACTTGATGGCACACTGAGAAAATGGTGTCTGATAAGTGGACAACAGCTTTTCTGCATCACTGATGCAGTGTCTGTCCAAACACACACCCCTGCACATGTCCATTTGATTGAAGAAAAGAAGATTATCATAACCAATCCAAGCAGCCTA GTTAAAGCTTGGCACTTGGACACTGCTGAGCCTCTGTATGAGGTGACAGCGGGGGTTTGTTCTGTTCTTGGTGTAGTGGGGGATGCCATAGCATGCATATGCAGTGAGGGGGCGCTCTGTTTTTATGACATATCCACTGGCGTGCAGAATTCCCAGACCCCCCTACCCTGCTCTGCTGGACACCATAATATCACCTGCTCTCTGACACTCACCAAATATGCCAAGATACTCATTGCTTTTGGGGAAGGCCGTCTACATTCG gtaTGGAGCCATGGAATTGAGTCTGTGGTTGATCTTCCTACTCCAGCTTTGTTCCTCAGAACATCTGAGGATGAAAAACTGCTGTTTGCAG GATGTGACCGAACATTGTGCGTGTTCCTTGTGACACTGACTTCAATGCAGAAGGTTCTGGATCTTCACCATGATGCATCTGTCCTATGTGCCGTCTCAAGCAGTGAAGGAAGTGAAATCATCACAAGTGCCCAGGATCGGATTATACGG GTGTGGAGCGTAACCACAGGAGCCCTGCTGGACTGGATCGGTGTGATGGATTCTGCTGTGTCCACTTTGGCTGTACATCAGCGCACTATTATCTCTGCCTCTGTTATTGCCAACCAGCTCAAAGTATGGCAGCTGGACTACAACACCAAAGACAGGAGCAAGAGTTTCATCCCAGCATACTGCCCCCTAGTGGTCCTGTCGAAAGACGGTGATACTGTATTCTTTGTCAAAGAGGGAAATGAAACAGAAGTTTTCACCTGGAGCTGTTCGGAAG GTCTACAGACAGACAGTATGGATGTGTCCTCAGAAGTGTGCTGCATGGAATTAGCCCAGCAGAAACATCTACTCTTCTGTGGACTGCGGACTGGTACCATCCTTATTTACCCACTGGACTTTGCCCTAGAAACCCTGTGTCTGCCACCTCCAGAAAGCCTACCAACGGTACGCAGCATGGCTATCAGCCCACGGGAGGACAGAATGGCCGTGGCATATGAGGATGCGGTCTGTCTGTTTGAGATTACAGCGAGGGACAGTTTCCCCTGTGTGGACGGCCCATTTGAGAGGTACTCCTTGTGCTTACTGCATTCTCCAATCTCCGCCATGGCTCTGCTGTCCGACTGCAGGCTGCTCTATGGGACCTTTGGTGGTGAAGTTGTAATCTATGATTTTAAGAGCGCCAGGGCAGCTGAGCTGGATCACCACGGTGCAGCCATAACCTGCATCACCATGAGCAACTGGGACGCACAAGCTTTGATTGGCTCTCAAGACTGTGTTCAGAAGTTGTGGAATCTGAGTCCTGTCTTGTTGAATCACACCATGGAGTACAAG GGTTTCTATTTTGAAGGTGTCCTTTGTGCTGTCTTCtcaataaatgataaatatgtCTTCACTGGATCCCTGGACAAAACCATCAAAGTCTGGGATGTCTCTAGTG GTTGTTTGCTATACATCCAGTACGTCTACTCTCCAATTATAAAGATGATGCCACACAAGGACGGGTTTGTAGCTGTGTCCCAGCATGGATCTTTCATCAAGGAAGGCTTCCAGTGTCCAGACACCCTCAAACCTGGATACAACCCCCTCCGTAACTTCCAAGCACATTACCGAGTCACCTCTCGGGAGAAAAGCCTGAATGCTCCACAAACCATGATCAGCGAGCTGCCAGATTATAACCCTGCTCAGTTTAATTTCATTGGCATCGGTTTGATGAAAACCAAACCATCTAACACGTGTGTTCTCTTGTAA